From the genome of Oryza glaberrima chromosome 1, OglaRS2, whole genome shotgun sequence:
CCCGAGGAGcaggacgacgcggcggccgcgtcgagcAGCGGGAGCTGGATCGGGTGCAGCCGCTCCGTGCCCTTGAGCACGTACTCTCGCCCAGCCACCGGGTAGATGTAGTCGTCGTCCGCCAGGTCGTGCCACACGAACCCGTTCCGGTAGCTCCTGCAATATTGCCACAACATTGAGGACGATCCCATGGCCAATGCTCGCTTGCACCTCACCGGCAAGCAAGCCACAACAAGAACAAGTTCGTGAACAAAACTAACCTTTTGGACGCCCACGAGTACATGCGCGCCATCCCCTTGCCTCTGAGCGCGTCGAGCCGGTCGATCACATCTACGCacagcaacgacgacgacgacgtcacgGAACGGCGGCGAATGcagcaacaaaaacaaaagaaaaaccgaAACGCGCGACGACGAGACGATCAAGCTGAGCACACGCACGTACCTCGGAGGTAGAGCCCGTCAGGTgaggcgacggcgacctccATGAAATGCGGGTGCTCGAGGTGCCCGTTCCTCGAGAGGTAGTACACGACGGCGGCCCTCGCCGGCCCCGGCCTTGGCcttggcggccgcggcggcgccatgtcGGGGCACCTCGCCTCCTGCTGCGCCTCTCGCCACGGCAGCCGCTGCTGCTCCCCTTTCCCCCTGCTGCCAGCCACCACCACTGCCATCTTCGTCAACCTAACCTACccttgctggctgctgctgctgcccccaGCAAAAATCCCTGAGCTATATGCAGCGAGCTGCAATGCAAGGCTGCAGGCGTCGTCGTCACCGCTCAGCAGCTAGCGCTTAAAGGGCGCGAGTGCGACACAGGGGAAGGTGCAAAGGAGGGCGCAGCGGATGCAGTGATGAGTGGCATTCAAACGATGCCAGGACCAGCTCAGCTGTGAGAGAGCTGGGGCAGAGTGTGGGTTGATGGAGGCGAGAGCAGCGATATCAGAGGATTTGTAGTAATAGAAAAGCTTCACTAGCTCTCTGGTTAGTTGCTTTCTCCTTTAGGTTCTTGAAGTCAACACACTGCTGCATTGTGTATCACTACTGATGTATGGTAGACTGTCCTATTGTTAAGTACTGGTACCTAGAGCTTAATTACCGGTGATGttgactagtagtagtactaattaaggTGTTTGCAGTGTGGGGGTGAGACCAGTGGATTAAGGGTGGGTAATTATTGTGGGGGACTCTAGAGGGTGGTGAAATGGCAGCTGGTTCGGCGCTGCCAAAGCAGTTCTTTTAAGCGAAAACGTTTGACTAACGAGGCCCACACGTATGGGGCGCGGCGACGCTGACCAAGACTAGTCGCTGGGCCCGTATGTCAGTGAGCCAATCGAGgacttctccctctctcttaaGACTCTTGCTAACGCTCTGTGAGTCCAACTCCCAGTGCACTGTAAGTCCTGGATGGTTTGTTAATCTGATTGCTGTCTCTTAATGCCTGATGTGTCCGTAGACAAATAAGCCGTGCATGTGAAGCCTTGGAGCACGGGTTGGGTTTCCCCGCTGATGCTGCGAGTATTAATATTTGGAAGCATTTGCGTGCATGGGAAGGCTGCAATCCCTGTCCTGTCCATTTGGGCCTCCTTCCAAGTCCCAATTAAACTCCCTGCCCCTCCCCTGCCCTGGTGCTTTGCTTTGCCATGGCACAGAGATCAGCGACGCGACAAGTGATACTAATCCCAGCCACGTGACAGGGACCATCCTGCTGATTAACACACAGCAGCGGCAAACACCGGGCGTTAACCTAACACGGGCCATTAAGCAGCGTGACCCACCACTGCGAGGCCCCACGCGTCGGCGAGACGGCTGCCTGCCGCTATCGCACGCGAAAGCAGAGGCGAGAGAGGTGTTTCGCTTCGTCAGGGTTTTGCAGCGGAGGAGGACAAGGGGGGAAGGCTCCACCGACTACGAGATGGCAAAATGGAGGGGGTGTGTAGCCTATGGCGCGGACAGCGAGACAGCACGGCGTACGCGCGCGAAACCGGAGTGGAGAGAGGAGGCTGCGTTTGCCTCACGGAGATGGgggcggtgcggtgcggtgggtgcccgccaccgccagcgccaCACCTCGCCGCGAGCGTCGAGATCCGCGCCGGCCGGCGTCTCAGCTCGCGCTGCCGGTTTTCTTTTCACTCACATGCCGCGCTCCTGCGTCTCGATCCCGGCCGCAGCCTTCGCGCTTTGTTCTTTACCGCGCCCCGGTAATTGAAGCCTGCTGATTACTGGGGTCTACTACTCGTCTAGTACTCCTGATTACCGGACCAGTAATTCAGTACGGATTCTACTGATTCGTCTGAGGCCATGCGTGCCTACTGTCAGGTATGCAATCGATCCGGTCACGCAGCCGAGGTGTGTCGGAATTCGGAAGCGAGACGCGCGCAGCGAGCGACACCGTACGCACAGGTTCTCCTTTTAATATTTGCGTAGGTCGACGTCTGTCCGTATCGGTTCGTCGCACATGTCCCCGAACGTATTAGGTCGGGTCGGTCAGTGGCTCAGTGCGTAGGTGAAACGGGGGCTGGAAGCTTGTGCGGGTTGTGGGCTTGTGGCTGCCTGCACGGCACTGCGGATTGAATCGGGACCAGTGCGCGCGTTGAAAACATGAGACGTCTAGGTCACGAGGCCAAGAGGCGCCCCAGATCGACAAATCATCAGCGATTCGTGAACAACAAACAAACGTAACACCTTAACACGTCATGCAGTTTGCCGACGAATTTGAGCATGCATACGCATACGCTTCACTGCTGGTCCATAGCATAGAGATCATTCTTTCTCCTGTGCTGGTCAGGCACAGCTGTAATAACGGATGATAGTTCCAGCGCAAGAAAGATACTAATGCCGCGGGCGATAGGAGTACGTACGGTGCTACATACGGGTGTAGAACTAGCGTGTTTCTCGTGTCGAGCTCACCAAAACGACCTTTGTGCTTGTCCTGCCTGCTTCGCTGACCTGTATAGCTTGACCTTTAGAATCTCTCGTGTTTGCTTCGCTTGGCCCACAAGCTCACGGGCCTACGAAGGAGGGGGGGTTTAGTGAGGCCCACTGGGCCGAAAAGGCCGTCGGCGCGGGAGCACAAACCTAGCGGAGTGGACAGGTCCGAACCGAGTTCCACCTCCCAAACCCCtcaaccctcgccgccgccgccgctcgtcgctcTGCTCCGCCGCAGACATGGGGAAGTTCCGCAAGCTCGGCCGCCACGCCGCCCACCGAGTATCCATGCTCAGGTACCATTTGGCCTCGATCCTTCTCTCTCGAGCGCGAGATCCGCATCTCTCTGTGTGTGTCGGAGTCATGGACATGTCTGTTCGGCAGGACGATGGTGTCGCAGCTCGTGAAGCACGAGCGAATCGAGACCACCGTCGCCAAGGTACGTACTCTCTCCTTTCCGCCTAGGATCTGGTCGAACACCTTGTAGAGTGGGGGCGCCTCGGATTTATGTGCTGGGAGTCGTGGTTGATTCCAGGCGAAGGAGGTGCGGCGCAAGGCGGATCAGATGGTGCAGCTCGGGAAAGAGGTAAAAACTGCTACCTGTAAAACATTCTCCTGTTGCCATAGAACTATAACCTGAAAAAAATTACTGTTTAGTGCCATCCATGAACCTATGTAGAGCTTTGGATTgccgcttttttttttgcacaaccGCGCACACAGTTCTGTAGTACGAGTAACTAGTAAGCATGGATGAGTACTTGATTAGTTCCATGAGCGTGACATTTTGTTTACTGTTAAATTTCGTACAAGAGATGAATTGACTATTGAGGGATGTAGGGATGTGTCCTCACAAGAATGGCAGTATGGAAACaatttactctctccatcttgaAATATAATCATTTCTGATTTTGTCCTAACTCAAACTATCCTAAGTTTGACCTTATAGAAAGAAAGCAACAATATCCACGATATCAAATGAGTATCATTAGATCcattatgaaatatattttcatactTTACCTATTAGACATGGTAGTAGATGTTAATATTCTTCTCTATACACTTGATCAAGAACAAAattagaaatgcttatattttgggacggtgtGAGTAATGTTTTACATCGTGGTTTTAATCAGATTCAAATGAGTTTTCTacttttgtattttattttctctcttcGTTATGAGATGGTTGAAATGTTCAAGTCATATAGCTAATCAATGATTGGTTGTCTGATAAATTGTCTCAAGTTTCTGTTACATACTAGGCGATCCATCTGAATGATGTCTTCTTGTTTTGGAGTCGATGCTACATAAGCCTTCCTGTGATTGTGCCATTCTGCATGTTACCTTAAACGTCTTTTGATCTGGCTGGAATGTTGCATTGATTTATTTAAGTCTATTCTTAAAGGTATTCGTCCAGAAACTTATcttttatttgcataaattaTAGGGCACATTGGATGCAGCAAGACGTGCTTCTGCTTTTGTTCGGGGAGATGATGTTGTTCATAAGCTATTTACAGAGCTAGCCTACCGTTACAAGTAAAACTCCTTCATGTGTTGTGTATCAATTTGATTTGTTTCTACCACTGTTTAAAAATATGTCATGTTAGCATCTCACATAAGGAATAAAGTAAAATGCCTACCATGGTCTTTGTACAATGCATCTAAAAGGTGTAGGATTTTATGCATCACAAAATTGTAATACTAGAACGCTATGTACTGGTAGCATAGGGTCATAATATTTTTAGGTCGATCCTAATGATTCTTTTGTCCCTTTTGAATTTAGGAACCGAGCTGGTGGGTACACCAGACTATTGCGAACTAGGATACGAGTTGGTGATGCTGCACCGATGGCATACATTGAGTAAGCTGCTCTTATGATTTTTAAAATGGAAAATTGATCAGTGACCTTTCCATTGGGTTAttagtcagtttttttttttgcggggaattaGTCAGTTTTGTTATTCGCTTACTTTTACTTTGTGTTTGCTATTAAAAAATTACTACCATGCCACCGACTTGTTTTTGCCCCTGCTTCACGTGGAACAATCGACTGGTTGAGTATAAAATTCAGCATCATGCAGTGTTTTTTAAATGAAAGAAGCTAGCGTGCTAAAAGCATCTTCAAACcatgcaaagttttttttttctaaaatgctGAGTTTTAGCTGGCTGTGCCAGAAATATATCATCATATCAAATTCCCAGAAATCATAACTTGCTGTTTTGCAGCCCAAGTCACTCACTGTCTTCATCTGCAGGTTCGTTGATAGGGAAAATGAACTTCGAGAAGCCAAACCTGCAACACCACAGCCACCTCAACGGTCTCCTCTTGATCCCTGGGCCAAGTCTCGTGCTAGCCAACAGTGGGCGGGACCTAAAATCAGCGAGGGCTCTAGAAAAGAAGgcttatgaaaataatattcatgtGTTGAGTTCCTTGAGACTGTATTCAATTTTCTGTACTAGGCTATGAGGCACCAGCTTGTCATTTTGGAGGAGTTTTGTCACGAGATATATTGTCAATAGAATAATTTGAACTTGGCTGCTTACTTTTAACAAAGCCTGATGCCCTCATGAGATGTGTAT
Proteins encoded in this window:
- the LOC127766823 gene encoding uncharacterized protein LOC127766823 isoform X1 codes for the protein MGKFRKLGRHAAHRVSMLRTMVSQLVKHERIETTVAKAKEVRRKADQMVQLGKEGTLDAARRASAFVRGDDVVHKLFTELAYRYKNRAGGYTRLLRTRIRVGDAAPMAYIEFVDRENELREAKPATPQPPQRSPLDPWAKSRASQQWAGPKISEGSRKEGL
- the LOC127766823 gene encoding uncharacterized protein LOC127766823 isoform X2 produces the protein MGKFRKLGRHAAHRVSMLRTMVSQLVKHERIETTVAKAKEVRRKADQMVQLGKEGTLDAARRASAFVRGDDVVHKLFTELAYRYKFVDRENELREAKPATPQPPQRSPLDPWAKSRASQQWAGPKISEGSRKEGL